ACGAACCACATCTGTTTTCAACATATTTCGCTTTTTCGCGAGTTGTTTCGATTGCATGAATTAAAGTTATCGCGAATCTAAACGCTTTTTTCTTTACGAGTGATTTTTTAAATATTTTGTTGGCTATTCTCCTCGTTCTGTGGTATGGTGTGTTGCTACCAGGAGGTGCAACACATGAAAACATTACTCAAGGACCTGTACGATTGCTTCTATACTCCGCCAGAGCTCCCAGCACAGAAGAAGGAAATCGAGGAATGCCATCAGGCACTCATTGAAGTGTTGGAAAAGCCGGAACGGCGGCTGGTGCTGCAGATCATCGACGCCAAAGACCGCATTGTGGAGGACACATCCATCGACAGCTTTATCTCTGGATTTGAGCTGGCGTGGCGGCTCTCTATGGAACTGAATCAACATGAAAAAGAGCGCTCAGTCTCTCGCTGTACGGCGAAAAGATTGGGCGCTCTTTCCATGTCCAGAAAGGAAGAAGCAAAATGAAGAAGCTAATCACTACTGTAGCCGCATCCGCCGCCTGTCTGGCCCTGTGTGCCGCCGTGTGGCTGCAGAACGAGCCAGCCGTGGAAACATCTGCGTCGCCTACTTCGCCCGCCGTAATCGCCGCACAGCCCGAAGTTCCGGAGTTGCCAGAAATTGGAGAAATCATAATGCCAGAGGAAGAAAAGTCGGATGTAACGCAACCGGAGCCAGTCAAAGAAGCTGCCACTGCACTGGGGTCATCGCCTATTCAAGCGACTCCGTCGGGTGAAGTACAGGCTTCCCCTGAACAGAATGCCACACCACCGCAAGAACCGGGGTCTGCCTCGGCATCATCTGACAGCTCTCCGTACAACATGGTCTATGTGCCGGGCTTCGGCTGGATAGAAAGTCAAGGCCCCAACCATGTTGAATACGCCGAGGACATGTACGAGAACAGCAATAAAATCGGCATCATGGGATAAACGAAAAGCAGTACGGTATCAGGCCAAGCCTGGTGCCGTACCGCTCATTCTGTTTCCTTCTCCAATGTGTCACTGAAAATCTTATGGACACGGATCAGCGAAACGACCTCGCAGATAAACCGCTCCATCAGTGCCTTTTCGTCCAACCATGTCCTCTGTGGCGTTGTGTACTGCCCAGAATTCGCTTCGGCTTCCGCCTTGGCCGCACGG
The genomic region above belongs to Vescimonas coprocola and contains:
- a CDS encoding DUF6809 family protein, whose product is MKTLLKDLYDCFYTPPELPAQKKEIEECHQALIEVLEKPERRLVLQIIDAKDRIVEDTSIDSFISGFELAWRLSMELNQHEKERSVSRCTAKRLGALSMSRKEEAK
- a CDS encoding DUF6550 family protein, with the translated sequence MKKLITTVAASAACLALCAAVWLQNEPAVETSASPTSPAVIAAQPEVPELPEIGEIIMPEEEKSDVTQPEPVKEAATALGSSPIQATPSGEVQASPEQNATPPQEPGSASASSDSSPYNMVYVPGFGWIESQGPNHVEYAEDMYENSNKIGIMG